One window from the genome of Leptospira broomii serovar Hurstbridge str. 5399 encodes:
- a CDS encoding HD domain-containing phosphohydrolase, whose protein sequence is MDSSKDLQKFDFTEEVIQHFRENRIIPVDFYNKNGQILIHRKDMASADDINRLQKFEKQGIYFLAAEIGKIRPGSGRRNSSLDPSFEKLIDPELTINLTKGASDLLQEIKKYPLSGAHVKDVGKSIDSILEDFKSSPNMETGLVNILEVMSNVGASVDSEVLTKRTVIAMAMKVRTAKAFTKTDMDIKKAEQMNLMMASYLADIGYTQMKIPTHANLKAEELEYIKNHPIISYLMIANIPELEDSVKTIVLNHHRPHKGEGLNNNYPQTKLLVQKLQGYREKYKDDYRKSLLVSDIQKQVKTILTNALNYDDIGTLSIAGEFASLTTAQPWRNPMDAVKALKLILNNSFFAYNEKTLKDFYDHVGLSLSENQPFLKTGDYVIVASQDSNRKVFFEICVIRESFKNSIRPMLERIGTIKPTFANNGKIRISGFEKTSLNLDRRKAIFNLERNADPRRIIYLVDPEIDEEFFDFLDKKARDFLYPKSATTDTDETAKAPIS, encoded by the coding sequence ATGGACTCATCCAAGGATTTACAGAAATTCGATTTTACTGAGGAGGTAATCCAGCATTTCCGCGAAAATAGGATTATCCCGGTAGACTTCTATAACAAGAACGGACAAATCCTAATCCATAGAAAAGATATGGCTTCGGCAGACGATATCAATCGTCTTCAAAAATTCGAAAAACAAGGTATCTATTTTTTAGCTGCGGAAATCGGTAAGATACGCCCCGGCTCCGGAAGAAGAAATTCGTCTTTAGACCCTTCTTTCGAAAAGTTAATAGATCCGGAACTCACTATCAATTTGACAAAGGGCGCTTCCGATCTCCTACAAGAGATTAAAAAGTATCCGTTATCCGGTGCACACGTTAAAGACGTCGGAAAGTCCATCGATTCTATATTAGAAGATTTTAAATCTTCTCCAAATATGGAAACCGGTCTTGTGAACATTCTTGAGGTTATGTCCAACGTAGGAGCATCGGTCGATTCGGAGGTTCTTACTAAAAGAACCGTGATTGCGATGGCGATGAAAGTTAGAACCGCGAAAGCTTTCACAAAAACCGATATGGACATCAAGAAAGCCGAGCAAATGAATTTAATGATGGCGTCGTATTTGGCGGATATCGGTTACACTCAGATGAAAATTCCCACTCACGCAAACTTAAAAGCGGAGGAACTGGAATATATTAAGAACCATCCTATTATTAGTTACTTGATGATAGCGAATATCCCCGAATTGGAGGATTCGGTGAAAACGATCGTTTTGAATCATCACCGTCCTCACAAGGGCGAGGGGTTAAATAATAATTATCCGCAAACGAAACTACTCGTACAAAAACTCCAAGGTTATCGGGAAAAATATAAGGATGACTATAGAAAGAGTCTTTTAGTTAGCGATATTCAAAAGCAAGTTAAGACAATTTTGACGAATGCGCTTAACTACGATGATATCGGTACGCTTTCGATCGCCGGGGAATTTGCCTCGTTAACGACCGCCCAGCCTTGGAGAAATCCGATGGATGCGGTTAAAGCTTTGAAATTGATCTTAAATAATAGTTTCTTTGCGTACAATGAAAAAACTCTAAAGGACTTCTACGATCATGTCGGGCTTTCACTCAGTGAAAACCAACCGTTCCTGAAAACCGGCGATTATGTCATAGTTGCATCCCAAGATTCGAATCGAAAAGTTTTCTTTGAAATTTGCGTAATTAGAGAGTCTTTTAAAAATTCTATCCGTCCTATGTTGGAGCGAATTGGTACAATTAAACCGACTTTTGCAAATAACGGAAAGATCAGGATTTCAGGCTTCGAGAAAACAAGTTTGAATTTAGACAGACGTAAGGCAATCTTCAATCTAGAACGAAACGCGGATCCGAGACGGATCATTTATCTAGTAGATCCGGAAATCGACGAAGAGTTCTTCGATTTCTTGGATAAAAAAGCCCGCGACTTTTTATATCCTAAGTCGGCAACGACCGATACCGACGAAACCGCTAAAGCTCCGATTTCTTAA